The DNA segment tggCTGAGTGCCAGGACCAGCAGTGGTGCCAGTTCTCAGTGCACAGCCAGGTCTTTGGACCAGACCCATGTCCTGGGACACACAAGTATCTCATCGCATCCTACAAATGTCGGCCAGGTGAGGTGGAGCATggtctgggcaacactgcatgGGCTCTCCCTGACCTCAGCTGCTCAGAAAGAGGCAGGAAGGAGAGcatggctgctcctgcaccTTGCAGCCCTATTTCAACCCTTCCCTTGGCCTAAGAGAGGTGATTCAGGATGCATCAGGGCCTCAGCAATGTCACTCCCTAGGGAACCATCGGGTCAAGACCGTGTGTGAGAATGACAAGCTCAGGCTGCAATGTCGACCAAAATCCATCCTGGCCATTTATTCTGCAAGTTATGGACGATTCCTGCGGGGCAAACCAGAATGTGATGTCTTAAACACAGGAGAACCCCATATAGGTATGCCAGAATGGTTTGAGACAGAAATGGGGCAGGAGTCATGCAGAGAACTGGGCTGTACCTGTGTCCCTTTGCCTCTGCTggctgatgcccagcagggaggggcaggcagctctgcctaTGGGTCCATGTCTCATATCTCTGCAGAGTGTGTGGCTCCAGATGCTCTGCGCAGGGTCTCCAAGAAGTGCCACCGCAAGGGGAACTGCACCGTGGCTGCTGACAAGGCCACCTTTGGGGACCCGTGCCTCCCTGGCATGAAGAAGCAGCTGCGAGTCTCTTACACCTGTGGTGAGAGCTCCCCACAGAgccaggggcacaggggctACTGGTGGAGTGTCTGCTCTGCCCACCCCAtgccaggcaggcaggggcatGGGGCTACCCAGGGAGGtaggggctgcaggggaggagcagggtggTGATGCTTGGTGtgtgctctccctgcagtgcccaagcagctgctggaggaggtggGCCCTGACACCTCAGACCCCTTCCTGCTCTCGGACTACATACACGGTAAAGTGGGGAGAGGAAGGTTACACCACAAGCAGTGCGGCACCATGTCTGTGCCGGGGTGAACCAGCCCTTCCATGGTTTGTCTGCATCCCTGGTACCCGCTCCAGC comes from the Passer domesticus isolate bPasDom1 chromosome 7, bPasDom1.hap1, whole genome shotgun sequence genome and includes:
- the LOC135304693 gene encoding protein eva-1 homolog C-like isoform X6; protein product: MGWCGTVWNGMKLLAECQDQQWCQFSVHSQVFGPDPCPGTHKYLIASYKCRPGNHRVKTVCENDKLRLQCRPKSILAIYSASYGRFLRGKPECDVLNTGEPHIECVAPDALRRVSKKCHRKGNCTVAADKATFGDPCLPGMKKQLRVSYTCGESSPQSQGHRGYWWSVCSAHPMPVPKQLLEEVGPDTSDPFLLSDYIHGGWYKGPRFSRLQEDRMIFTSSLAAFAHLWGVPEKVALYFLCGVSGGLMLLLCIISPKTTFLQEVREALKDPELGSSSELGRTKLRDEQDEDIPDDSSSDSSFRRLTRTYRATDSIFGPELTAAMEGAVEHQGHSGEEIWMPKESSPYAIHKIKSATK